One Streptomyces sp. CG4 genomic window, CGCCACGCTGCTCGAAGTTGACCGAGCCGTCGCGCCAGTTGGTCATGACGACGTCACGGCTCACCCACTCGACCTCGTCGTACGGGTGTACGCCGGGGGTGGTGTGGATGCGCTCGATACGCAGCCCCTTGGTGGCCTTGGCGCCCTTGGCTCGGGAACCTCGCGCCGGACCGCTCGCCGTCTCTGTCATGCCGCCTCCCTCTACGGGCAAAAACGCCCTGAAGTGCCCCGTTTGTTCCCGTGGCACGGTGTTCTGTCGTGTATTGCGGGCACCCTCAGCTGCCACCCGCAACAGGTCTTGGTCGCCGCCGTCCGGCCGGAATCCGGGCCTCCCCCCGGCTTCCGGCCCGCCGATCAGTCGGCGGCGTGGGCGGGCACGGGAACCTGAGTGGTCCCGCCGGGCCCGCGTTCGTCTTCCTGGCTCCCCGCTCCCGCGTCTTCGTCGTCCGCGGCGGGGCCCCGCGCCGTCTCCCTCAGCTCCGCGATGGCGGCCTCGAAGTCCTCGAGCGAGTCGAACGCCCGGTAGACGGAGGCGAATCGCAGAAAGGCGACGAGGTCGAGTTCCTGCAACGGGCCGAGTATGGCCAGCCCCACGTCGTGGGTGGACAGCTCGGCGCTTCCGGTGGCCCGCAGCGCCTCCTCGACCCGCTGGCCGAGCTGGGCGAGTGCGTCCTCGGTGACAGGCCGTCCCTGGCATGCCTTGCGCACACCGTTGATGACCT contains:
- the nrdR gene encoding transcriptional regulator NrdR, whose translation is MHCPFCRHPDSRVVDSRTTDDGTSIRRRRQCPDCSRRFTTVETCSLMVIKRSGVTEPFSRTKVINGVRKACQGRPVTEDALAQLGQRVEEALRATGSAELSTHDVGLAILGPLQELDLVAFLRFASVYRAFDSLEDFEAAIAELRETARGPAADDEDAGAGSQEDERGPGGTTQVPVPAHAAD